One Ostrea edulis chromosome 2, xbOstEdul1.1, whole genome shotgun sequence genomic region harbors:
- the LOC125681965 gene encoding uncharacterized protein LOC125681965 — MHYSTISIFISLMLSTGFDKIDGTCTLPSTWDGTWYDSTISASNIVFDNTNLQVTSGWTITAYASTVTSWTCVNHDASNNLILFKGDQFVNLFSSLQNAFRCLKYEKINDYSYVYYIYADIQVNANDARVYIESNDPSVTSWPVTSPYCTNPSDLGTEEYAVLVKDGQLSSVKQYCPTPFLGTFAYTHNDGSSDTCGTGSVWDVCTDRQVMTVNYTQCSTKQYYSTGGEAYCVHSTSSGSTYYTTVVNIDSSVDFSTTYRFTCYAVTSSGSTVYASDSKGQCERSQSPTAKQTDGTGTIVYTPYITCPFTDDSETASAGSNVAIIAGIVAAILLLIIALVVGLILYKKFKKKHKTMHQTLKENPADMALETYRDALSITPAEESRLPPITERSNLPLNETTEATTPLPPINKMSIEEMSPRGPDVTHINIPEKKQLEPLETYVPNGLENKPTGAAPLPPISQIYK; from the exons ATGGAACATGCACATTACCGTCAACGTGGGACGGCACGTGGTATGACAGCACTATAAGTGCTTCCAATATTGTGTTCGACAACACCAATCTCCAGGTCACTTCCGGTTGGACCATAACTGCCTATGCCTCAACTGTAACATCGTGGACATGCGTGAACCACGATGCCAGCAATAATTTGATACTGTTCAA AGGTGATCAGTTTGTGAACCTGTTTAGCTCGCTACAGAATGCATTCAGATGTCTAAAGTACGAGAAAATAAACGATTACTCCTATGTTTACTATATCTATGCCG ACATTCAAGTAAATGCAAATGATGCACGAGTTTATATAGAAAGCAACGACCCCTCTGTGACGTCATGGCCTGTGACTTCTCCATATTGTACCAATCCCTCTGATCTTGGAACGGAGGAGTACGCTGTTCTTGTCAAAGATG GTCAGCTTTCTAGCGTAAAGCAGTACTGTCCAACGCCATTCCTAGGGACGTTTGCTTACACTCACAATGATGGTAGTTCTGATACCTGTGGGACAGGCTCTGTTTGGGACGTGTGCACCGATAGGCAGGTTATGACCGTGAACTACACGCAGTGCTCCACAAAGCAATATTACTCAA CTGGGGGTGAAGCTTACTGTGTCCATTCTACGTCCAGTGGGAGTACTTATTACACGACAGTCGTTAATATCGACTCTTCTGTGGATTTCTCCACTACTTATCGCTTTACTTGCTAT GCCGTGACGTCATCCGGGTCAACGGTTTACGCCAGTGACAGTAAGGGTCAATGCGAGAGATCCCAGTCCCCCACAGCCAAACAAACGGACGGAACGGGCACGATTGTGTATACACCATACA TAACCTGTCCCTTCACAGACGATAGCGAAACAG CGTCAGCAGGCTCCAATGTTGCTATAATTGCCGGAATCGTGGCTGCCATTCTTTTGTTAATCATAGCTCTGGTAGTCGGCCTCATCCTATATAAAAAGTTCAAGAAGAAGCACAAAACCATGCACCAAACGCTGAAGGAAAATCCAG CTGACATGGCTTTAGAGACATACAGAGACGCTCTAAGTATAACCCCCGCGGAGGAAAGTCGCTTGCCACCAATTACAGAGCGCTCTAACCTCCCCCTTAACGAAACCACGGAGGCAACAACGCCTCTTCCTCCTATCA acaaaatgagcATTGAAGAAATGTCGCCACGTGGTCCTGATGTCACCCATATTAACATACCGGAAAAGAAGCAATTAGAACCACTCGAAACCTACGTTCCAAACGGCCTAGAGAATAAACCAACGGGCGCAGCGCCTTTGCCACCAATTAGTCAGATCTACAAGTAG